A portion of the Bulleidia sp. zg-1006 genome contains these proteins:
- a CDS encoding transposon-encoded TnpW family protein, translating to MQKNNTGTKTIKKIGKVTYEVVVHFNESATETMQDKLKRIMLREMEREKHQKGDKND from the coding sequence ATGCAAAAAAATAATACAGGAACAAAGACGATAAAGAAGATTGGGAAAGTAACTTATGAGGTTGTCGTTCACTTTAATGAAAGTGCTACTGAAACCATGCAAGACAAATTAAAACGCATAATGCTTAGAGAAATGGAGAGAGAAAAACATCAAAAAGGCGATAAAAATGATTAG
- a CDS encoding IreB family regulatory phosphoprotein produces the protein MNEKNRELTETVSFNAEELRRENIKEVLQHVEKALTERGYNAINQMAGFLISNDPAYISSHNNARNIIQSIERHEIIEELVRYYLEGQNK, from the coding sequence ATGAATGAGAAAAATCGTGAATTGACAGAAACTGTTAGTTTCAATGCGGAAGAGTTGCGTCGTGAGAATATTAAGGAAGTTCTTCAGCACGTTGAAAAAGCGTTGACAGAAAGAGGATATAATGCGATTAACCAAATGGCCGGTTTCTTAATTTCAAATGATCCTGCTTATATTTCTTCGCATAATAATGCTCGCAACATCATTCAATCGATTGAGCGTCATGAGATTATTGAGGAATTGGTTCGTTATTATTTAGAGGGACAAAATAAGTGA
- a CDS encoding U32 family peptidase produces the protein MLKKKIELLAPAGSMESLIAAIEGGCDAVYLGLSSYSARAFAPNFSLDNIAEVIAYCHIRSVRVYVTMNTLIYESELKGVQKAVDVLYHADVDGILVQDLGLYHYIHEVYPDLDLHCSTQMHVHNVAGVRFMKEQGASRIVVARESSLETIQKMCQEDIEIEVFVYGAICIAYSGQCLMSSVMKNRSANRGACAQNCRLKYKEDGSFSKEGEYALSPKDLNALELVPDLIEMGVASLKIEGRMKKAEYVYTVTKAFREAIDAHYNHQSYHLSRTKEKELLELFNRGFSRGHLAHSSTFERMSHVRANHQGIPLGKVKAIHGHFIEIILQEDLNQGDGIRILSYPEDIGFVVNKMENKKHLLTNKAKKGEVVQVYCPEGWPKINDEVRLTSNSYLLKEVSSLIEKHERRVSLSIHLVAKVNQFLCMQVKDGTHKFQLVAKMKCQKALKQPLSQERLKEAFGQLTNSAYRLDNFSCELEKIFLPMKEINELRRRMIQKLDEIRSTFHKRIGKQNYQFKLDNPHYQGERLLVRGAVSSVKARYLQKKDYTAVVDEYLLEPSDHENQVLNELGDFYGQNKHCLAGMPLNISNSYAMAYFLSLKGVDALILSSELNPLQIRDMIQNFENRYGFTAFTYQFVFGKRDLMIIKHGFEEKNIKQLSDLQDNIYDLSYTNEQVIIHEPKNFHASNQYAQGSYLIMNEKLDNANKILEDAYEELYERI, from the coding sequence ATGTTGAAAAAGAAGATAGAATTATTGGCTCCGGCAGGTAGTATGGAAAGTTTAATAGCAGCAATTGAAGGCGGTTGTGATGCGGTGTATCTTGGCTTGTCTTCTTATTCCGCAAGAGCCTTTGCCCCAAACTTTTCATTGGATAATATTGCCGAAGTGATTGCGTATTGTCATATTCGTAGTGTACGGGTGTATGTAACGATGAATACGCTTATTTATGAATCGGAACTAAAAGGCGTTCAAAAGGCAGTAGATGTGTTATACCATGCGGATGTGGATGGTATCTTGGTACAAGATTTAGGTTTATACCATTATATTCATGAAGTTTATCCGGATTTAGATTTGCATTGTTCCACGCAAATGCACGTTCATAATGTGGCCGGGGTTCGCTTTATGAAGGAACAAGGTGCTTCGCGTATTGTGGTAGCGCGTGAGAGCTCTTTAGAAACCATTCAAAAGATGTGCCAAGAAGATATTGAAATTGAAGTTTTTGTGTATGGTGCCATTTGTATTGCGTATAGTGGACAATGTTTGATGTCTTCAGTAATGAAAAATCGTTCTGCTAATCGAGGAGCTTGCGCCCAAAATTGTCGTTTGAAGTACAAAGAAGATGGATCCTTTTCCAAAGAAGGAGAGTATGCTTTAAGTCCCAAGGATTTAAATGCGCTTGAATTGGTTCCCGATTTAATTGAAATGGGTGTTGCTAGTTTGAAGATTGAAGGACGTATGAAGAAAGCGGAATACGTTTATACAGTTACTAAAGCCTTTCGAGAAGCAATTGATGCTCACTACAATCACCAAAGTTATCATTTATCCAGGACAAAAGAAAAAGAGCTATTAGAACTCTTCAACCGTGGTTTTTCAAGAGGGCATCTAGCCCATTCTTCAACGTTTGAAAGGATGTCTCATGTTCGAGCAAATCATCAAGGAATTCCACTAGGTAAAGTGAAAGCTATTCATGGTCACTTTATTGAAATTATTTTGCAAGAAGACTTAAATCAAGGAGATGGAATTCGTATTTTATCGTATCCAGAAGACATTGGCTTTGTGGTCAATAAGATGGAGAATAAGAAACATTTATTAACCAATAAGGCTAAAAAAGGGGAAGTTGTTCAAGTGTATTGTCCGGAAGGCTGGCCAAAGATAAATGATGAAGTTCGCTTAACAAGCAATTCGTATTTATTGAAAGAAGTTTCTTCCCTAATTGAGAAACATGAAAGACGTGTTTCTTTGTCCATTCATTTAGTGGCGAAGGTGAATCAGTTTTTGTGTATGCAAGTGAAAGATGGTACTCATAAATTTCAATTAGTAGCAAAAATGAAGTGCCAAAAAGCTTTAAAGCAACCTCTAAGTCAAGAACGTTTAAAAGAAGCATTCGGACAATTAACCAATTCTGCTTATCGCTTAGACAACTTTTCTTGTGAGTTAGAAAAAATCTTTTTACCAATGAAAGAAATCAATGAGCTTAGAAGGAGGATGATTCAAAAGTTAGATGAAATTCGTTCCACCTTTCATAAGCGCATTGGGAAACAAAATTATCAATTCAAACTGGATAACCCGCATTACCAAGGAGAACGCTTATTGGTTCGTGGTGCAGTTTCTTCTGTAAAAGCCCGTTATTTACAAAAAAAGGATTATACAGCGGTGGTGGATGAATATTTACTTGAACCTAGTGACCATGAAAACCAAGTGTTAAATGAACTGGGTGATTTCTATGGTCAAAATAAACACTGTCTTGCAGGAATGCCTCTTAATATTAGCAATAGTTATGCGATGGCGTATTTCTTATCCTTGAAGGGAGTGGATGCCTTGATTTTATCAAGTGAATTAAATCCACTACAAATTCGAGATATGATTCAAAATTTTGAAAACCGTTATGGCTTTACAGCATTTACCTATCAATTTGTGTTTGGTAAAAGAGACTTAATGATTATTAAGCATGGCTTTGAAGAAAAAAATATAAAACAATTAAGTGATTTGCAGGACAATATTTATGATTTGTCTTATACTAATGAGCAGGTAATCATTCATGAGCCTAAGAATTTTCACGCTTCAAATCAATATGCGCAGGGCAGTTATTTGATTATGAATGAGAAACTAGATAACGCAAATAAAATTTTGGAGGATGCGTATGAAGAACTTTATGAACGAATTTAA
- a CDS encoding helix-turn-helix transcriptional regulator: MALNYKPLWIQLAKKGLKKTDVIAMANLTTNVMAQMGKNKPITLKNLERICKALDCTPNDVFSFDDECVEKEEV, encoded by the coding sequence ATGGCACTAAACTATAAACCATTATGGATACAACTTGCAAAGAAAGGCTTAAAGAAAACAGATGTTATAGCAATGGCGAATTTAACAACTAATGTTATGGCACAGATGGGAAAAAATAAGCCGATAACACTTAAAAATTTAGAGAGAATATGCAAAGCACTTGACTGTACACCTAACGATGTATTCTCTTTTGATGATGAATGTGTTGAAAAGGAAGAGGTGTAA
- a CDS encoding single-stranded DNA-binding protein codes for MDREMININANLVREAEFSEFEKDGESVQVANFTLVKKYGGGKEYTKCSVYGEKSEMARDFKKGDFIHVFGYFKERAKESSNLWQSKDGMTQQNL; via the coding sequence ATGGATAGAGAAATGATAAATATTAATGCAAATTTAGTCAGGGAAGCTGAATTTTCAGAATTTGAAAAAGATGGAGAAAGTGTTCAAGTAGCAAACTTCACTTTGGTGAAGAAGTACGGAGGTGGTAAGGAATACACCAAATGCTCGGTGTATGGTGAAAAAAGTGAAATGGCAAGGGACTTTAAGAAAGGCGATTTCATCCATGTGTTTGGCTACTTCAAGGAAAGAGCCAAGGAATCAAGCAATTTATGGCAAAGTAAAGACGGAATGACACAACAAAATCTCTAA
- the ruvX gene encoding Holliday junction resolvase RuvX has product MSKYLGLDLGSVTCGVSASETGFIAHTVETIRFKSEDYNEAMDKVLAVIEREKPDEIVLGYPLLLNGDVGPRAKLSEEFKEVLEAECGLPVHLMDERFTTVEAEEILLQADVSRKKRKKKIDQLAAVQILQYYLDRYGKR; this is encoded by the coding sequence GTGAGTAAATACCTAGGATTAGATCTAGGCAGTGTTACATGTGGTGTTAGTGCTTCAGAAACTGGTTTTATTGCCCATACTGTTGAAACCATTCGTTTTAAGAGTGAAGATTATAATGAAGCCATGGATAAAGTGTTAGCGGTAATTGAAAGAGAAAAGCCTGATGAAATTGTATTGGGCTATCCCTTGCTTTTAAATGGGGATGTAGGTCCTAGAGCGAAGTTGTCAGAAGAGTTTAAGGAAGTTTTAGAGGCAGAATGTGGTTTACCTGTGCATTTAATGGATGAACGTTTTACCACGGTTGAAGCCGAAGAAATTCTTTTACAAGCCGATGTTTCGCGTAAGAAGAGAAAAAAGAAGATTGATCAGTTAGCGGCGGTACAAATTCTTCAATATTATTTGGACCGCTATGGAAAGAGGTAA
- a CDS encoding DUF1292 domain-containing protein → MQEDRMLIQLDDGREKEVHILFTVQKDGKDYVVFEDLDNQDGTVYAYLYDENNELVALSDEDMEMMEEVIQAFSEEEYEE, encoded by the coding sequence ATGCAAGAAGATCGCATGCTGATACAGCTAGACGATGGAAGAGAAAAAGAAGTTCACATTTTATTTACGGTTCAAAAAGATGGGAAAGACTATGTGGTATTTGAAGATTTGGATAACCAAGATGGTACCGTTTATGCCTATCTTTATGATGAAAACAATGAATTAGTTGCACTTTCGGATGAGGATATGGAAATGATGGAAGAAGTGATTCAAGCTTTTAGTGAGGAGGAATACGAAGAATGA
- the mscL gene encoding large conductance mechanosensitive channel protein MscL — protein sequence MKNFMNEFKDFALKGNVMDLAIGVIIGGAFQTIIKSFIENIINPIIGILFQADFGKVVIQMGPVNLGIGAFLSAVINFVLLALVLFVMVKAINKLKKPVEEEESAAVKSDEAQLLEEILNQLKKQ from the coding sequence ATGAAGAACTTTATGAACGAATTTAAAGATTTTGCCTTAAAAGGAAATGTAATGGATTTGGCTATTGGTGTTATTATCGGTGGCGCATTTCAAACCATTATTAAGTCATTTATTGAAAACATTATTAATCCAATCATTGGTATTTTATTCCAAGCCGATTTTGGCAAGGTTGTGATTCAAATGGGACCTGTCAACTTAGGAATTGGTGCTTTTTTATCAGCCGTGATTAACTTTGTGTTATTAGCTTTAGTCTTATTTGTGATGGTAAAAGCTATTAATAAGTTAAAGAAACCAGTTGAGGAAGAAGAAAGTGCAGCTGTGAAATCAGATGAGGCTCAATTATTGGAAGAAATCTTAAATCAATTAAAGAAACAATAA
- the udk gene encoding uridine kinase, which produces MSKPIIIGIAGGSASGKTTISRTIQERFKERTSVITIRQDDYYKDQSHLTMEERVKTNYDHPFAFDNGLLIQQLKELLNHKPIEKPTYDFVNHTRSSVTEVVVACDVIVLEGLYVLEEEKLRSLCDIKIFVETDADVRFIRRLVRDVKERGRSLDSIVTQYMTTVRSMHNLFVEPSKRYADVIIPEGGRNTVAIDLITTKIDSILNIMMV; this is translated from the coding sequence ATGAGTAAGCCGATCATTATTGGAATTGCGGGGGGTAGTGCCTCAGGAAAAACAACGATATCGAGAACCATCCAAGAACGTTTTAAGGAAAGAACATCAGTTATAACCATTCGTCAAGATGATTATTATAAGGACCAATCGCATTTAACGATGGAAGAAAGAGTGAAAACGAACTATGATCATCCCTTTGCTTTTGATAATGGGCTTTTGATTCAACAATTGAAGGAATTATTAAACCATAAACCAATTGAAAAGCCTACCTATGATTTCGTGAATCATACGCGTAGTTCGGTAACGGAAGTGGTTGTGGCTTGTGATGTGATTGTCTTAGAAGGATTGTATGTTTTAGAAGAAGAGAAACTTCGTTCACTTTGTGACATTAAAATTTTTGTTGAAACGGATGCTGATGTACGCTTTATTCGTCGCTTGGTGCGTGATGTGAAAGAAAGAGGACGTTCTTTGGATTCCATCGTGACGCAATACATGACAACCGTTCGCTCAATGCACAATTTATTTGTGGAGCCAAGTAAGCGTTATGCGGATGTGATTATTCCGGAGGGCGGTCGCAATACGGTTGCGATTGATTTGATTACAACAAAAATTGATAGTATCCTCAATATAATGATGGTATAA
- a CDS encoding ComEA family DNA-binding protein, translated as MRRLLIVFLCFLSSCRPKSYLDVQEIDQTNIRITIMTEKQERKELVIQANSTIEDIAKLVPIDFQKHHYNPKQVLHEGDVLFLDAKESTKVSLNTASLNDFMKIKGIGKKMAQRILDYRKENGLFQKLDDLQKVKGIGKKKYEELQSQITL; from the coding sequence ATGAGACGACTGCTTATTGTTTTTTTATGTTTTCTTTCTTCATGCCGGCCAAAGTCTTATTTAGATGTTCAAGAAATTGATCAAACAAATATTCGCATTACAATTATGACAGAAAAGCAGGAACGGAAAGAACTTGTTATCCAAGCAAATAGTACTATTGAAGATATCGCAAAGCTTGTTCCGATTGATTTTCAAAAGCACCATTACAATCCTAAACAAGTCCTTCATGAAGGGGATGTATTATTTTTAGATGCAAAAGAAAGTACTAAGGTATCTTTAAATACAGCCAGTCTTAACGATTTCATGAAAATAAAAGGCATAGGCAAAAAGATGGCACAAAGAATTTTGGATTATCGGAAAGAAAATGGACTTTTTCAAAAGCTGGATGACTTACAAAAAGTCAAAGGAATTGGTAAGAAAAAGTATGAAGAACTCCAAAGCCAAATTACTTTATAA
- a CDS encoding L-serine ammonia-lyase, iron-sulfur-dependent, subunit alpha, translated as MQAIRELYKIGRGPSSSHTLAPERACRLFVQEFGEHPYYEVELYGSLSLTGKGHNTDLIIQETLPGKVEIKWKLEWKEDFPNGFYLKAFNEKKELEHIWTVFSLGGGSIQVLEKDFDFNDEVYVENNFNEIKVVLEKKQWDLLDYVLSYEPDILSYLEEVILAEMNSVSNGLKREGILPGNLKLARCAKDLFELAKGDERLQIMSYAYAANEENASMRTVVTAPTLGACGIIAALSYYLVVDKGYTVSEVAKALAVGGVFGNVIKQNATISGAMGGCQAEVGSAVSMACAMLAWIRKENLEVIESAAEIGMEHHLGLTCDPVQGYVMIPCIERNSQGILRVLDSVHLASTLRKIKKGRINFDTIVETMKETGRVMDIQLRETSKGGLAKFYKDSQC; from the coding sequence ATGCAAGCAATTAGAGAGTTATATAAGATAGGAAGAGGACCAAGTTCATCACACACCTTAGCTCCCGAAAGAGCTTGTCGCTTATTTGTGCAAGAATTTGGTGAGCATCCTTACTATGAGGTGGAATTATATGGTTCTTTGTCTTTAACAGGAAAGGGACACAATACGGATTTAATCATCCAAGAAACTTTGCCAGGTAAAGTGGAAATTAAATGGAAGCTGGAATGGAAAGAGGATTTCCCAAATGGCTTTTATTTAAAGGCTTTTAATGAGAAAAAAGAGCTGGAACATATATGGACTGTTTTTTCGCTGGGTGGAGGAAGTATTCAGGTCTTAGAAAAAGACTTTGATTTTAATGATGAAGTTTATGTAGAAAACAACTTTAATGAAATCAAAGTTGTTTTAGAGAAGAAACAATGGGATTTGTTGGACTATGTTTTATCGTATGAACCAGATATTCTAAGTTATTTAGAAGAGGTTATTTTAGCCGAGATGAATAGTGTTTCAAATGGTTTAAAAAGAGAAGGGATTTTGCCTGGAAATCTAAAATTAGCTCGTTGTGCTAAGGATTTATTTGAATTAGCTAAAGGGGATGAGCGACTGCAAATTATGTCTTATGCTTATGCGGCCAATGAAGAAAATGCATCTATGAGAACGGTTGTTACAGCACCGACCTTGGGTGCTTGTGGAATTATTGCGGCTTTATCCTACTATTTGGTGGTGGATAAAGGCTATACTGTTTCCGAGGTAGCGAAAGCTTTAGCAGTCGGTGGTGTGTTTGGTAATGTCATTAAACAAAACGCAACGATTTCTGGGGCGATGGGTGGATGTCAAGCCGAAGTTGGTTCAGCCGTATCCATGGCTTGTGCTATGTTGGCTTGGATTCGTAAAGAAAATTTAGAAGTGATTGAATCAGCGGCGGAAATTGGTATGGAACATCACCTTGGTTTGACCTGTGATCCGGTGCAAGGCTATGTGATGATTCCTTGTATTGAAAGAAATAGTCAAGGGATATTGCGTGTTTTGGATTCGGTTCACTTAGCTTCCACTTTAAGAAAAATTAAGAAAGGTCGTATTAATTTTGACACGATTGTTGAAACAATGAAGGAAACAGGACGTGTTATGGACATTCAACTTCGGGAAACATCAAAGGGTGGTCTGGCAAAATTTTATAAGGATTCGCAATGTTGA
- a CDS encoding 8-oxo-dGTP diphosphatase: MRESAVTYLVSKKQILMLLRNKKEKDLNAGKWLGVGGKKEVYETIEECAMREVYEETGYRIRSLKAMGILDFVYPYLDVERIHVFLCQEFDGIEKECLEGELHWIDISKMDALNLWSGDRYFLPKIVENDCPYFHYVMKYDEQDVLVDVKELV; encoded by the coding sequence ATGAGGGAAAGTGCAGTAACTTACTTGGTATCTAAGAAACAAATTTTGATGTTACTAAGGAATAAAAAAGAAAAAGATCTCAATGCCGGTAAATGGCTTGGTGTTGGTGGTAAGAAGGAAGTCTATGAAACGATAGAAGAATGTGCGATGCGAGAGGTTTATGAAGAAACAGGCTATCGAATTCGCTCTTTAAAAGCAATGGGAATCCTAGATTTTGTGTATCCGTATTTGGATGTAGAAAGAATTCATGTTTTTCTTTGTCAAGAATTTGATGGTATTGAAAAAGAATGTTTAGAGGGTGAACTGCATTGGATTGATATTTCAAAAATGGATGCTTTAAATCTTTGGTCAGGTGATCGTTATTTCTTGCCTAAGATAGTAGAAAATGATTGTCCCTACTTTCATTATGTAATGAAGTATGATGAACAAGACGTATTGGTGGATGTAAAGGAGTTAGTATGA
- the greA gene encoding transcription elongation factor GreA encodes MSENKIYVTQEGLKKLQDEYDNLVHVVREQVKTELAEARAQGDLSENADYDAAREMQAQVESRIAELENNLQNYVLIDTTKTKDSTTVRIGATVQLEFLDTKEVNEYMIVGSTEADPLNGKLSNETPLAQAILDHKVGDTVSVNVAKPYKVIIISVK; translated from the coding sequence ATGTCAGAAAATAAAATTTATGTTACTCAAGAAGGTCTTAAAAAGTTACAAGATGAATATGATAATCTTGTCCACGTTGTTCGCGAACAAGTAAAAACCGAATTAGCTGAAGCCCGTGCGCAAGGGGACTTAAGTGAAAACGCTGATTATGATGCAGCTCGTGAAATGCAAGCGCAAGTGGAATCTCGTATTGCGGAATTAGAAAATAATTTACAAAACTATGTCTTAATTGATACCACAAAAACAAAAGATTCCACAACGGTTCGTATTGGGGCAACGGTTCAATTGGAATTTTTAGATACCAAAGAAGTGAATGAATATATGATTGTCGGTTCGACAGAAGCGGATCCTTTAAACGGTAAGCTATCTAACGAAACACCTTTAGCCCAAGCTATCTTGGATCATAAGGTGGGTGATACCGTTTCAGTGAATGTCGCAAAGCCATACAAGGTAATTATTATTTCAGTTAAGTAA
- the mltG gene encoding endolytic transglycosylase MltG, with protein sequence MKKILRFLSFLVLVLILGAGLYGGYGFWMVQKPMSAASSKQVFIIEANTRSKTIFQNLEKQGLIHNANFAQLYAKINKIGNFKAGQFEVDKAWDLKTLITTLSDIKKAQSGLSKVSVIDGYWAKDIAKAVAVKTNVKEEDLLKLWKNKVWIQSIQRDYPFLTEDIFKASIRYSLEGYLSPATYSFDHNTSAEKVTKTLLNQSLKIYQKYESEFKKSSLSVSEVYTLASIIQYESGSKLEEGRVIAGIFLNRLKAKMPLGSSSSVCYAMNVERAKGDWKACEVNSNVDSPYNTYKNRGLPPGPINNPGEVAIQAALNPQETDYLFFMHDVKTGKVYYAKTYEEHQKNVKEHLNLKS encoded by the coding sequence ATGAAAAAAATTCTCCGATTTTTGTCCTTTTTAGTTCTTGTACTTATATTAGGTGCCGGGCTTTATGGTGGTTATGGCTTTTGGATGGTTCAAAAGCCAATGAGTGCCGCTTCCAGCAAACAAGTTTTTATCATTGAAGCAAACACACGTTCAAAAACCATTTTCCAAAATCTTGAGAAACAAGGTTTAATTCACAACGCAAATTTTGCGCAATTGTATGCAAAAATCAATAAGATCGGTAATTTTAAGGCAGGGCAATTTGAGGTAGATAAAGCTTGGGATTTGAAAACATTAATTACCACTTTATCCGATATTAAAAAAGCCCAATCCGGCTTAAGTAAAGTGTCGGTGATTGATGGTTATTGGGCAAAGGATATTGCAAAAGCCGTGGCAGTGAAAACCAATGTAAAAGAAGAAGATTTATTGAAACTTTGGAAGAATAAAGTTTGGATTCAATCCATTCAAAGAGACTATCCTTTTTTAACCGAGGATATTTTCAAAGCTTCTATTCGTTATTCTTTAGAAGGCTATTTATCCCCGGCGACTTATTCGTTTGACCATAACACAAGTGCTGAAAAGGTAACGAAAACTTTATTAAATCAAAGTTTGAAGATTTATCAGAAATATGAATCTGAATTTAAGAAATCCTCACTATCGGTTTCAGAAGTTTATACCTTAGCTTCGATTATTCAGTATGAATCCGGCTCTAAATTAGAAGAAGGCAGAGTGATTGCAGGTATTTTTCTGAATCGTTTGAAGGCAAAGATGCCTTTGGGTTCTTCCTCTAGTGTATGTTATGCCATGAATGTGGAAAGAGCGAAGGGAGATTGGAAAGCTTGTGAGGTCAATTCCAATGTGGATTCTCCTTATAATACTTATAAAAATAGAGGTCTACCGCCGGGACCAATCAATAATCCTGGAGAAGTAGCGATTCAAGCGGCTTTAAATCCACAAGAGACAGATTATTTGTTCTTTATGCATGATGTGAAAACAGGTAAAGTGTATTATGCAAAGACTTATGAAGAACACCAAAAGAATGTGAAGGAACATTTAAATCTAAAGTCATGA
- the holA gene encoding DNA polymerase III subunit delta, producing the protein MNSVYLISGDDRYRKEEYLSFLKQTKEIETSEIEIFDASKVKNFSMPLFFHSLASQSLFDMGKRMVILKDAYFLSTSTTKGNEKDLDYFQKEMVLYLKDPNEQIVLVIYMDEVNLDVRKKLVKFLKKENIEQKTFTALKPWEFPTYAKQRLQQEKLSLNRVAFDELILRVQNDSLLLQRAVEKLKLIPKDCYDLKDIEELVSYSPEVDVYALGNVFLEGDFKKTWKILKRFQAAGVDTQAQIALLASRLRHLYDMKELRELGYDEMTIATRLRVKPYAIQKGLEACSSCSALSLLKFLKELADLDQEIKIGKIDAKQGFEYFILRNGRTYASN; encoded by the coding sequence ATGAATAGTGTGTATTTAATTAGTGGCGATGATCGTTACCGAAAGGAAGAATACCTTTCCTTTTTAAAGCAAACAAAGGAAATTGAAACAAGTGAAATTGAGATTTTTGATGCTTCTAAAGTCAAGAACTTTTCCATGCCACTTTTCTTTCATAGCTTGGCTAGCCAAAGTTTATTTGATATGGGAAAAAGAATGGTCATTTTAAAAGATGCCTATTTTTTATCCACTTCTACAACCAAAGGGAATGAGAAAGATTTAGACTATTTTCAAAAAGAAATGGTCTTGTACCTAAAAGATCCTAATGAACAAATTGTGCTTGTTATCTATATGGATGAAGTTAATTTGGATGTGCGAAAGAAATTAGTGAAATTTCTGAAGAAAGAAAATATCGAACAAAAAACATTCACCGCTTTAAAGCCATGGGAATTTCCAACTTATGCAAAGCAACGATTGCAACAGGAAAAACTTTCGCTTAATCGAGTAGCTTTTGATGAACTCATTCTTCGAGTTCAAAATGATAGTCTTCTTTTACAAAGAGCAGTTGAAAAACTAAAACTTATTCCTAAAGATTGTTATGATTTAAAGGATATTGAAGAACTAGTTAGTTATTCACCGGAAGTGGATGTTTATGCATTAGGTAATGTTTTTTTAGAGGGGGATTTCAAAAAAACCTGGAAAATTTTAAAACGATTTCAAGCAGCCGGCGTAGACACGCAAGCTCAAATTGCTTTATTGGCTTCAAGATTGCGTCATTTATATGACATGAAGGAATTAAGAGAACTTGGTTACGATGAAATGACCATTGCTACGCGCTTGCGAGTAAAACCCTATGCCATTCAAAAAGGCTTAGAAGCTTGTTCTTCTTGTTCGGCCTTGTCACTTTTAAAATTTTTAAAAGAATTAGCGGATTTAGATCAGGAAATCAAAATTGGAAAAATTGACGCAAAACAAGGATTTGAGTATTTCATCCTTAGAAATGGAAGGACCTATGCAAGCAATTAG